From a single Silene latifolia isolate original U9 population chromosome 6, ASM4854445v1, whole genome shotgun sequence genomic region:
- the LOC141586968 gene encoding uncharacterized protein LOC141586968, with product MDDNNPNPENLPIEKVTISGPTLSSLLQHLSSSSATPTTGLLYGHVSLLTPTTLSDDTPYPTPSPSSLIATITGSTTSLTPSTTATTTRRLIIGHFSARPRTPLRPSLLDHTHSHSLTTTTTTPFIFLLLTTPSPPSPHTVIHTHDYRAYHFRPESLSFQPVSLEIVNIGPGFRGQYHHFTPTSGLPWMPCVSHVGSPMREDGNGRKSLSEMKKAGNDQKELDGYVSAGYDVGSLNRLVGSDAVGYMVGVEELYDTMLAKLQGLARIVEASSARVLEQECHNTKLRRRVAGIE from the exons atggACGACAACAACCCCAACCCTGAAAACCTCCCAATAGAAAAAGTAACAATATCAGGCCCCACCCTCTCTTCCCTCCTACAACacctctcctcctcctccgccacCCCCACCACCGGCCTCCTATACGGCCACGTCTCTCTCCTCACCCCCACTACCCTCTCCGACGACACACCCTACCCTACCCCCTCTCCCTCCTCCCTCATCGCCACCATCACCGGCTCCACCACCTCCCTCACCCCTTCCACCACTGCCACAACCACCCGCCGACTCATCATCGGCCACTTCTCCGCACGCCCACGCACACCACTCCGCCCATCTCTCCTCGATCACACCCACTCCCATtccctcaccaccaccaccaccacaccattCATCTTCCTCCTCCTAACCACCCCTTCTCCTCCCTCTCCTCACACAGTCATCCACACCCACGACTACCGGGCCTACCACTTCCGCCCCGAATCCCTCTCCTTCCAACCCGTCTCCCTTGAAATCGTCAATATCGGTCCCGGTTTTCGAGGCCAATACCATCATTTCACTCCTACTTCTGGGTTGCCATGGATGCCCTGTGTGTCTCATGTGGGGTCCCCCATGCGGGAGGATGGGAATGGGAGGAAGAGTTTGAGTGAGATGAAGAAGGCTGGGAATGATCAGAAGGAGTTGGATGGGTATGTGTCTGCTGGTTATGATGTTGGGAGTTTGAATCGATTGGTTGGGTCTGATGCTGTTGGGTATATGGTTGGTGTTGAGGAGTTGTATGACACTATGTTGGCTAAGCTTCAAGGTTTGGCTAGGATCGTTGAGGCCTCGTCTGCTCGTGTTCTGGAACAG GAGTGCCACAACACGAAATTGAGGCGTAGAGTTGCTGGGATTGAATGA